A window of Pseudodesulfovibrio hydrargyri contains these coding sequences:
- a CDS encoding CGGC domain-containing protein, whose amino-acid sequence MEKILIIGCRNTMDDVCIGCSRCLVAFNRREGQFERYRDREAEVLGILNCGGCPGASIVQRLAQVKLWNVPLNEQPTTIHIGPCLSDHCAHADDVITKIQAKSGIEVIEGTHPYMPEKIWS is encoded by the coding sequence ATGGAAAAGATTCTCATCATCGGGTGCCGCAATACCATGGATGACGTCTGCATCGGCTGTTCCCGCTGCCTGGTTGCCTTCAACCGGCGGGAGGGGCAGTTCGAACGCTACCGGGACCGGGAGGCCGAGGTCCTGGGCATCCTCAATTGCGGCGGCTGTCCGGGGGCGTCCATTGTCCAGCGTCTGGCCCAGGTCAAGCTCTGGAACGTGCCCTTGAACGAGCAGCCCACAACGATTCACATCGGTCCGTGCCTGTCCGACCACTGCGCCCACGCCGACGACGTGATCACCAAGATCCAGGCCAAATCCGGCATCGAGGTCATCGAGGGCACCCACCCCTACATGCCCGAGAAGATCTGGTCCTGA